In Populus alba chromosome 4, ASM523922v2, whole genome shotgun sequence, the genomic window TGAAAATACCGATATTGCCATCGATGTTATTCAGTTATTACAAGACCTAACCGACGAGGATGTAGTAGAAATGAGCAACGAGAACGAAGAGGAGTCGATGAAGGCTCTGGTTAACACGCTTATCGAGAACAATGTGTTGGAATTGTTAGTGCATAATTTGCAGAGGTTGTCGGATTCCGATGATCAAGACGAAATGGCGGCGGTTTATAACACATTGGCGACGGTGGAGAACATGATTGAGGTGGAGCCGAAGGTGGCGGAGATGATTTGTGAGAAAACGAGGGTTTTGAAGTGGTTGTTGGGGAAGTTGAAGGTGAGGGAGTTTGATAGTAATAAGCAGTATGCGGCGGAGATTTTGTCGATTTTGTTGCAGAATAGTGAGGCAAATCAGAAGAAATTGGGGCAAATGAACGGGGTTGATGTGGTTTTGCAGGCGGTTGCGATGTATAAGAGTAAGGACCCGAAGAGTGGGGACGAGGAGGAAATGGTGGAGAATTTGTTTGATTGTCTGTGTTGTTTGTTAATGCCTTTGGAGAACAAGGAGAGGTTTGTGAAGGCAGAGGGAGTGGagttgatgattattattatcaaacagAAGAAATTGGCTTATGGGTCTGCGATTAGAGCGCTTGATTTTGCTATGACTAATTATCCGCCGGCATGTGAGAGGTTTGTTGATGTTTTGGGGCTGAAAACTGCTTTTGCTGCCTTCATGGGTAAGGCAAGTTATTTCCTTCTTTTCCCTGATCTCGTGTTTCCTGCTGGTTTAGTTACATTCATTGGTTAGCTGTACTTTTTATGCTAATGTTAATGCTTGAATATGGATATTGAATTTAGTTAATGAAGGATATGAGATTTATATGACACAATGTAACTAAGGTGGTGTAAATTTCGTAGAGTTGGAACAATTTGTGTGATAATTTCGGTCCcttttgtttgatgaaaagatattaaaaagtTTGGAACTCTAGCTAAAATTTGGGATTCTGCAACACTTTATTGTTGGAgtcttgttaaattttttttttttttttttgtgtggttggTTGTGTTACTGTTGAAGTAGATTATAGATATGAAAGCACTTGTCTGCGGTGTTTCATGATTGAAGTTTTTCTGTTGTGTTTCAGTTTCTGTTGCTTTCTGAGCTTCAAAGATCAAACCTTGGCagttgataaaaatatacatgaagattATTTATCTCTTCAAGAAATCATCCCTGCATAGATACCCTGCTTCCTTCTCCCCAGACATGTGTGCATGCATGGTGTTGTCTATTATTGTGATAGACAAACATAGGATTTCCTTCCGTCACTGGTTATTCTCAGTTTCTATAGTTTCACCTTCATTTTCATCAACCATGTAGGGATAAGAATGGAGCGTGGGTGTTTATGTCATGTGTCACAGTAGTTGGGAGACCTGTAACATTATTTTCCCacattttctttattgttttaagaTGTGCGGAAAATGTTGTTTGAGATTTGTGGTTAATCAAGGGGGGTCTCTAGTTTATTGGAGGCATTCTTGGGAGGTTCTGGAGCATGAAACATTATAAGATGTTGCAGTTGCACAGGGTACTGTGTTCAAGAACTTTTAATGATCCCTTTCAGGACAATCACTAGCTAGTTGTCTCAGCTTCTAGTACTTTAAAGGAGACCTGTCAATCAATATTCAATGGGGCAAAAAATGCCCTAAACTTGGCTGTCTTAGTCTCTTTGTGGATTTCAGCTTCTTGGAACTGTCATTAGCCACAATTGGATGGGCTAGAATGCACAAGTTTTCTGATTTTCGTTCTTTTTAATCCCTCTACTTTGTGGAAGATGTCTTGGTTCTCCTTATGTATTTGTGCTCTTCTTCTCTTCATATAAACCTTCATCTTTTGTTGACATAAAGTATAAGCACATCTTTCATTGCATAATGGAACAGAGGTGCAGTGAAATTGTGATTTGATTGTGCCATTAATTTGTCTCCGTAGAAGGTAATTggactaacatgttttttttttgttaccttcAATTCTTCAGATTCCCATGAGcaagaagaataagaaagaaCGATATCAAGAGGAGTTAGAAGAGCGTGTTATTTCCCTAATTGCATCATTATTTGGTAAGTAGTGAAACTGTTTTAAACATTCTGTTCATGGTTGCTAGTAGCCAATACTTAAAGCTTCAAGTACCATTTGGTAACCTATAACAGTAATTGGAGTGGATGCAAATGATGCCCCTTTGCGCTTCCTGGTGTTTGGTTagcaaacttaaaataaaaaagaactggGAATTGAGATTTTGGCATTTTTCTTAGTTGATTGATTCAATACAACATTATAATCTTATAATATACATGATTCTATCTATTAATCTGTTGGCTTTCATACATGGTCACGAAGGAGTTGTGGCGTTGTCACCTGATGCAAAGTAAATTAATGTCCAAAAAGAGTTCTAAAAGTTCACTTATTGGAGGATTGAGTTTCACTTGGCAAAAGCATAACCGGGCTGAAACCAGTGAATCGAATGGATATTCAGATATCTGTCTACCATCAAATCTGTTATCCCATGGTGTGGTGGGCCAATTATATGATGGTGGTAGAGATTGGTAGACCCAAATTGGAGTCATATATGGTGCTCTTCTATTTGTAATATATGTATGCAAACCTTGTTTTCATCATACTGGATTTTATAGCtgtaatattaaaagaattaccTGAAGATCGTACTGGAGTTAAATTGTACACAACTaaattcacatgaaaaaaatgaattatacaAAGAATTTTCAGTTGCTGGATATTATGGtattcccccccccccaaagAAAACCACAGATGTAATCTATCTTTACtggtgtttctttcttttccaggTGGAATTTTGAGAGGTTCAAGAAGGGAGAGACTGCTAAGTAAATTTGTGGAAAATGAGTGTGAGAAGATAGACCGCCTTATGGAACTCTATATAAG contains:
- the LOC118030283 gene encoding uncharacterized protein, with the translated sequence METATARSHNPKRKRDATSPPPPYSNGETTTEEIDLSLLDAIEKSQSLSKSQPIETLDPKTLKKLILSFERKYKENIESRLKYPDQPEKFADSEIDLHNELHKLKILSSAPELYPDLINLNTIPSVLSLLSHENTDIAIDVIQLLQDLTDEDVVEMSNENEEESMKALVNTLIENNVLELLVHNLQRLSDSDDQDEMAAVYNTLATVENMIEVEPKVAEMICEKTRVLKWLLGKLKVREFDSNKQYAAEILSILLQNSEANQKKLGQMNGVDVVLQAVAMYKSKDPKSGDEEEMVENLFDCLCCLLMPLENKERFVKAEGVELMIIIIKQKKLAYGSAIRALDFAMTNYPPACERFVDVLGLKTAFAAFMGKIPMSKKNKKERYQEELEERVISLIASLFGGILRGSRRERLLSKFVENECEKIDRLMELYIRYSDRVKEETKRMDELELDDLEMDGDERYNRKLESGLYTLQSIAIILGHLWCSEHPRMRARIELLLKQQKLTKSDVKDILLEYHDNIGDLDGPEEKERVQARVLKFISAFELS